From the genome of Victivallis lenta:
GCACTCCCGCGCCGCATCGATATAGTCCGCCTCGCCCTTCAGCTTTCGCCCGAGCAGGAGTTCCGCCTCCGGCAGATTCGGCGTGATCCAGTCCGCCAGCGGAAAGAGCTCGTTCTTGAGCGCCTCGACCGCGTCCTCCTTCAGCAGCATGCTGCCGGAGGTGGAGACCATGACCGGATCGACCACGAGCGGCAGCTCGTGACGGGCCATGCAGGCGGCCACCGCCGAAACGATCTCCGCCGAGAACAGCATGCCGGTCTTGGCGCAGCGGACGCGGATCGCCTCCAGCACGGTCTCGATCTGGCTGACCACCCCCTCGGCCGGAATCGCATCGATCCGGGCGACCTTCTTCGGATTCTGGCTGGTCACTGCCGTGATCGCCGTGCAGCCGTAGACCCCGAAAGCGTTGAAGGTGCGCAGATCGGCCTGTATGCCGGCGCCGCCGCCGGAGTCGCTCCCGGCAATCGAAAGAGCGGCCGGGTAGATTTCGTTTTTCGGATTATTTTTCGTCATGATTTGTTTTTGAGCGGTTGAACGATTATATTGCCATATATCATAATATTGCATCGTCAACCTTAAAAAACAAATCGCGCAACTGATGT
Proteins encoded in this window:
- the thiD gene encoding bifunctional hydroxymethylpyrimidine kinase/phosphomethylpyrimidine kinase is translated as MTKNNPKNEIYPAALSIAGSDSGGGAGIQADLRTFNAFGVYGCTAITAVTSQNPKKVARIDAIPAEGVVSQIETVLEAIRVRCAKTGMLFSAEIVSAVAACMARHELPLVVDPVMVSTSGSMLLKEDAVEALKNELFPLADWITPNLPEAELLLGRKLKGEADYIDAARECHERWGAAVLLKSGHAPAGRFANDFICREGCVYRLSSKRLPDRGQSHGTGCTLSSALAAALALEMPWKSALCEAKAFVLGSLAEYVEIGPGVPAMYPPVDDRVEQVRLEKL